A window of Lytechinus pictus isolate F3 Inbred chromosome 7, Lp3.0, whole genome shotgun sequence contains these coding sequences:
- the LOC135154645 gene encoding phosphofurin acidic cluster sorting protein 2-like yields the protein MKVHYGKAKLPIDFSVGGDIIAMDLLGEGEEEHEPGRKGNKIHNVTRQRNFKQKFIALLRKFKVASDESDTEPFPFEDQDQTPIDEDFLYDDLSLINYSDSGPDMDPDEMSIESTPKPVLRPFFSQGIPTSSSMAEDMEHVGQSEPSPDNSQDTVKHTQDFYSKDASMEELTIPDGDADNTHIVGDHRRQGSNGSSHSATDANKNPVPAANGDRTTPMVGSQAGAIGAREVGYKRSSSAGREMRVGGGGKDGEHRRNKSAERSNSLGTGDKRKPKLPITEQLSELWLTDETTPEKILLVNISEKHGQVSSHHLFQSSIVKIILFS from the exons atgaaggtccattatggtaaagcaaagctgCCTATTGATTTTAGTGTAGGTGGAGAcatcattgccatg GATCTTCTTGGTGAAGGTGAAGAGGAGCATGAGCCagggaggaaagggaacaaGATTCACAATGTTACTAGG CAAAGAAATTTCAAGCAAAAGTTCATCGCCCTCCTACGGAAGTTCAAAGTCGCAAGCGATGAGAGCGACACGGAACCGTTCCCCTTTGAGGACCAGGATCAGACACCAATTGATGAGGACTTCCTCTACGATGATCTAAGTCTCATCAATTACAGTGACAGCGGACCGGATATGGATCCTGATGAGATGAGCATTGAATCAACGCCGAAACCCGTCCTGAG ACCATTCTTCTCGCAAGGCATCCCCACATCAAGCTCTATGGCTGAGGACATGGAACATGTTGGTCAGTCTGAGCCCTCACCGGACAATAGTCAGGACACGGTCAAACACACGCAG GATTTCTACTCCAAGGATGCAAGTATGGAAGAGTTAACCATCCCCGATGGCGACGCCGACAACACCCACATCGTGGGCGATCACCGGAGACAGGGTAGCAACGGCAGCTCGCACAGCGCCACCGACGCCAACAAGAACCCTGTCCCTGCAGCCAACGGAGACCGCACCACACCCATGGTTGGGTCCCAAGCTGGGGCGATAGGGGCTAGGGAGGTGGGGTACAAGCGGAGCAGCAGCGCAGGGAGAGAGATGAGAGTTGGAGGAGGTGGGAAGGACGGGGAGCACCGGAGGAATAAGTCGGCGGAGAGGTCCAACAGTCTTGGGACAGGAGATAAGAGG AAACCTAAATTGCCAATCACGGAACAGCTCTCAGAGTTATGGCTCACAGATGAAACAACTCCAGAGAAGATCTTATTAGTTAACATCTCAGAAAAACATGGACAGGTAAGTTCTCATCATTTATTCCAAAGCTCTATCGTCAAAATCAttctattttcataa